In the Orenia marismortui DSM 5156 genome, one interval contains:
- a CDS encoding divergent polysaccharide deacetylase family protein, which produces MDIDKLLTILLSMLLLLLLSACSQDSQPTTSNQDTELESIKVDYSKLSNQFDNKLDSILKEFNLDKEILISESSQKDKEVQREDYKFTWRYNYRKLEVPLFDTNIRLLSSLKDELINKLDQNFPIVKADWSQDESEQRLVIDIAFKAQSNSAEFKTHHLEFIQPEPKAKLAIVIDDWGFNRQGTEEMLSIERPLTMAVLPFRPYSDKDARLIRESDHELILHQPLEPTNPEVDPGKGAIYSKMDSKQIKEVFEKNLDSLVEVVGANHHMGSKASADSHVMKAIIEVLKKRDLFYLDSSTSQKSVGFETAKEYGVPTTLNYLFIDNIDKKEEVKKMILRLAKIALEKKELVIIGHVRSNTALAIQELIPTIEDMGVKMVYVSDLLE; this is translated from the coding sequence ATGGATATAGATAAGTTATTGACTATTTTACTTTCTATGCTTCTATTGTTGTTATTGTCAGCATGTTCTCAAGATAGTCAACCAACAACATCTAATCAAGATACAGAACTAGAGAGTATAAAGGTAGATTATAGTAAACTTAGCAATCAATTTGATAATAAATTAGATTCTATTTTAAAAGAATTTAATCTAGATAAAGAGATACTGATATCAGAATCATCACAAAAGGATAAAGAAGTTCAGAGAGAAGATTATAAATTTACTTGGAGATATAACTATCGTAAGTTAGAAGTTCCTCTTTTTGATACAAATATTAGACTCTTATCTAGTCTGAAGGATGAACTAATTAATAAGCTAGATCAAAACTTTCCAATAGTTAAAGCTGATTGGAGTCAAGATGAATCAGAGCAAAGGTTGGTTATAGATATTGCATTTAAAGCACAATCTAATAGCGCAGAATTTAAGACTCATCATCTTGAATTTATTCAGCCAGAACCAAAAGCTAAATTAGCAATTGTAATTGATGATTGGGGCTTTAATAGGCAGGGAACAGAAGAAATGTTAAGTATTGAAAGACCTTTGACTATGGCAGTTTTACCTTTTAGACCATATTCAGACAAGGATGCTAGATTGATTAGAGAGTCAGATCATGAATTGATCTTACATCAACCATTAGAGCCTACTAATCCAGAAGTAGATCCAGGTAAGGGTGCTATTTATAGCAAGATGGATTCTAAGCAGATTAAAGAGGTATTTGAGAAAAACTTAGATAGTTTAGTAGAAGTAGTGGGTGCAAATCATCATATGGGATCTAAAGCTTCTGCTGATAGCCATGTAATGAAGGCTATAATAGAGGTATTAAAGAAAAGAGATCTTTTCTATCTAGATAGTAGTACTTCACAGAAGTCTGTAGGCTTTGAAACTGCTAAAGAATATGGTGTTCCAACTACATTAAATTATTTATTTATTGATAATATTGATAAAAAAGAGGAAGTTAAGAAGATGATACTTCGTTTAGCTAAAATAGCCTTAGAAAAGAAAGAGTTAGTAATAATTGGACATGTTAGATCTAATAC